AGTTAAAAAGTCATTCAAAAAGTAATGTCACAGATACATTTACACCATATTATGATTACTTACTTTTAATATTAAAGAAATTTAGTAAAGAAGAAAATGGTACATTCACATGCTTTGATGGACAAAGCACAGTTAAAATAACTAAGGATATTCCATTTGTAAACTTTGATGTAAGCGAATTAAATGAAGAAACTGAGCTTCCAATTGCACAGCATATAATTTGTGAATTTTTATGGGAGCAAGTTATTAAAAAAAATAATAAGGGGCATAAAATCAGAATGATAATTGATGAGGCATGGAGATTAGCACCTTATGAAGATTCGGTCAAGTTTTTAGTAAAAGGATTTAGAAGAGCAAGAAAGAAAAATACTAGTTTTGTAGTGGTTACTCAGCAGTTTGATACATTTTACACTGAGGATACAAAACCAATTATTGAAAACTCTGCTACAAAACTATTTTTACCTCCAGATGATACATCTCTGGAAAATATTGCAAAAGTATTTAAGTTAAAAAATAGTGAGGCACAATATTTGAAAAACTGTATACGAGGAGAGGGTTTACTAAAAGTTAGTAGTAACAGTATTAAATTGAAAGTAGAGATACCTGATTTTGAGTGGGAGTTTATCGAAACAAATCAAAACAAGATAAACAAGAGGGTAGGTGCATAGTAATGCATAAAGATAATAAAGTAAGAAAATTTATTTTGAGTAAGAAGTACTTTATAACTTTAGGAATACTGATTCTGCTTTTCATGGATTCAACTCATGCAGGTATAATAATGGATGCTACAACTACAGTACTAGATACGGTGTTATCCTTTTTTTTAAGACAATTTGCAACAATTTTAGATGCTGTGTTTTTTGAATCCGGATTAGTAAATAGAATAGATTCTGTAGTATATAATCAGGGAAGCGTTCTTACTATGAATAAAGGTCCTGCTGATAGCATTACAAAAACATTGGCTTCGTTATATTTATTATTTAATGATATAACTGAAGTTTTCATGATTCCAATAGGATTGTTATTTACTTTTTTCTTGCAAAGAGCAGGTGATAATCCAATCAGAAAGGCTCAAATGAAAGATTTTGGAACAAAATTACTATTTGTCTTTTTATTACTGACATGTATGCCTAGTATATTAGATGTAATAATTTTAGTTAATAATTCTTTGGTAAAAATTATGTATTCAGCAGTTGTAGGAATTATTAATGGAGATCAAGAGTTATTGAAACAAGGCTTAATATTAAATTATATGAAAAAACAAGCCTTTGATACTGGAACAACGGTACATGCAGTAACATATTTGATGGCAGTATTTATAAACGTATGGATGGTGTTTTATTACTTTATTAGAGATATATCCATTTCGTTTTTATTTGTGTGCTTTCCAATCATCTCAGTAATACATCCTTTTAAAAGGGGTGCTGTTGCAATGTGGTTCCAAGAGATCAATAGTAATATCTTTACCCAGACTATACATTCTATATGTATGACTGTAGCAATATCAATTGCATATTTTTCTTCTTCAAGTGTAACTGGGCAAGAAATGTCATTTTCTCAAGCGATGTATGTAATGACAGCATTCGCCTTTGTAATACCATTTACATCTACTTTAAAAGGATTTTTGGGACTTGAAGGAAGAGTTGGTGGTGCAAAAGCTATGGCAGGTATAGGTATGCTTTATGGAGCGTATAGAGTAGGAACGATGGGTGTCCAAGGCTTAAAAAGAGGAGTGTCAAACTTTAAAGAAGGATTATCTCAAGGTGTTGGAGCATTAGGTGATTATAAACAATTAAGAGAGTCTGGCAGTATAGATCCTAAAACGGGTCAACTTTCTACAATAAATAATAGAGGGAAAGTTATCACTGAAGCTGATGTTAAGAATAGATTAAACACTGCAAGAAAGAATACACTAAGGGGATTAGCTTCGACATACACCGGAGTAACCTTTGGTTTAGGTACTACTGCAGGAGCAATGGCTTTTGGAAACCCATCAACAGCAATTATGATGGGAGCCGGAGCCGGATACTTAGGTAGTCAAATTGGTGATAAAGTGGGCTCTATAACATCAAGTGCGATTTCTACTTCAAAAGGAACCTATGATTTAGTTAAATTATCACAATCACATCAGTCAGAAAAAGATAAGAAGCTGGGGATTACGTCACCAGTATTACAGAATACTAAGTATAAAGAAAAAGAACAAAGAGCAAGAATGGCAGAGAAAATATTTGATAACTTCGGGATGCCTAATTTAGGTAATCTTAGTTACTCTTTATTATCAAATAATAATTTGTCATCTGAAGAAATTCAAGGTGTTAAAGATGCAGAACTATATATAGACAAAAATCAATCAGTCTTATATAAGAACACAAATGAAGGTAAAAAAATATTACGTGTAGGAAAAGGTGACTCTACCGTAAGTAAACCTTCCACAAGGAAAGTAACTTTCAATAATGGTGAATTAGCTCTAAGTGATAGTAGAAAAGATCAGTTAATGAGAAATGCAAATGATTTCGCCCAAGCAGAACTTTCTTCATCTATATTTGATACTGCAAATATGGTTATAGACAAAGAAGGATTAAAGACAGGTTCCCTTGAAGCTTCTAATCTATTCGCGGAATTAACAAGTGGTGGACTATTAGATTCAAATAGTCCATATTATAATAAAAATCTGTCTAAAAATTTTGGTAAAATAAGGGACACTCAATTTAATAGTTTACAGACGAAAGAAATACAGAATATGAGTAATATGAGAAATAATTTAGGTTTGGATAACTTAGTAGTAAATGGAGCTCAGAAACCATTTGAAGGTACTGATATGTATTTCAATATGGATTCTGAACTACTGAGTATGGCAAGTAAAAGTTCAGAAAATTTATCCATGGTAACGAATTGGGATACAAATATGGATCCAAATCAGTTGATGGGATTAAGTGGTTCAGGATATTCATTAGCAAGTGCCACAGGAACAACTTATTTCAGTTTATCAAATAACGGAGATAGACAAGCAATAGGTTATGGTCCAGGGAAACAAACTTTATCAGGAAATCAACTTGAAATGGCCCCTGTAAAAATTGAAAATGGAAAAATATTGGAAGATCAGGTGAAGTATGCATTAGAAGGAAATGGATTTTATAATAAAGCACCTTCAAATACTCAATATTTCACCGAACCACAACAAAGATTTGGAGAACGAATAGTAGAGAAAATAGAGCCGAATTCACAAATGATGGTTACAGTATCATTAGATAGTTCATCAATGACTGGTGAATATGGAGTATACGATGTAAGTAATAATAATTTCCTTGGCAATGCACCTATTCCTGAAAGTTATATTAATAAAGGAATGGAAATGAATGGCCAAGTGTATCATCTCCAGTCTGATTCAACAGGAGGGATACTACTTAATGGAACTAGAGGTATGACTGATATAGATTTGCATAATGCTTATGCAATTCAAAATAAGCAGTCATTCTCAAGCTATGAGTTAGAAAAAGCAGTCGAATTTGAAATATCTAAAATTATAAGTGAAAAAAATGATATAAAGAATTTGATTGCACAATTCAATAATACTAACAAATATAATTCTAGTATAAACGATATTCAATAATAAAATCTTTGGGAAGCTATAATGAGCTTCCCAAAGATTTCTATCATGAGGTATTAGTATGAGTAAAAGATTAAAAAATATTGCTAGTGAAGAGACAAAACAATTAATCAAAAATGTAATACTAAAAAAAATATTAGGAAAATTACTAGCTTTTTTAGGTGTAAACGCACTACCTATTATTGGGGGCATAATTGTAGTTTCATTAATTATAGGGGGGTCTAGTAGTATATTCACTTGGTTTAGTAATACTTTTAGTTCATCTTTAGTCAGTGATATAGAGAAAATGCAAGAATGGTCCAAAAACTTAACAGATGAAGAAATAGAAGAAATTATGGCAAGTGGAAGTACAATAAATCCTAGAAAAATTCCTGATTATATTGATTCTGAAAAGAAAAGTATAGAATCAAACAAAAAAATTAAAATTGAAGTTAAAGAGACTGTAATAGATGATGGAGATAGAGATATAGATACTTGGGAAGAAGATTACGAGCTAAAATTATATAATGCATCATATCCATACAGACTGCAATGGAAATTGATTGCAGGTATAGATATTATTATTGATAATGACAATATAATTAATCAAGTAGAAGATTATATGAGTCCTAAATATGAATGGGGATATGATTCATACTCTAAGGATGTTACAAATTCAGAATATCATTATGTAAAAAGAGTATGTGATGGTGACGAAGATGAAACAATTACAATTACACACACTGAAAAAAGATACCCCCTTCCATATTTAAAGAAAGTAGAAGGTGTTTTTAATGACTATACTTTTTCATACGATGAAGATGTAGTTACAAAAGATGAGGACTGGAGCGAACCGTATAACGTTACCAGTAGAACTTATAGGCATAGAGTAAAAATTGGACCAGGTGATTATGAAACTCATACGGATACATATTATTCGTATTATAGAAAAAAACAAAAAATAGTCATGGATATAGCTAAATCTGTTGAACAAGAACCTAGGATTGATAGAATAACAGGTGTTTTTGAAGAAAATAAAGCAACTGTAGTAGATATAGGCCTACTTTCTTCAGTAGTAAATGCTATGCCAGATACTCAATATCTGGTTGAGGACTTAATAAACACGATAGCTATAATAGGTATAGAAAATGGTGGAATACAAGGTACTCCTTTTAACCCTAACATACCTATTATTCAAGGAGATTGGACTAGAGCAGATTTACTTGATACAGCGATGTCTCTATTGGATTTATACTATTTTTGGGGAGGTAAATATCCTAAAAAAGGAGCAAATCCTGAATGGGGAAAACCAAAAGTTGTATCAGCTAAGGCAAATTGGGCAACTAATAAAGTTTTACCATATGGTATGGACTGTAGCGGTTTCGTAGATTGGGTATATTATCAAATGCTTGGTACAGTTCTTGCTAAAGGTGGAGGTACATCCTCTCAGGTAGCAAATACTTATCCAATAACGGAGAGCGAACTAAAAATAGGAGATCTAGGATTCCTTAATTTAGGTAATAAAGGTTATAATCATGTGGGGATATATGCCGGGAAGGTTAATGGTAAGAATGTTTTTATACATTGTGGGGGACGTCATTTTAAGGATTCTACCCATCGAGCCGGAAGAGTTTTAATTTCATACAATGATGGTACATCTTATAAGGGTAATAAATCTACTAACTTTAAGTATTTTAGGAGAGTGTATGTAAATTTCAAAGATGATAATGTAGTAGGGAGTGTAAATCAGTAAATGGAAAAATTAAAGAAAACGCTATTAGTTTTGTCAATAATCTTATTTCTGATTTTTATCATAATGTATACTTTTGGTGATTATTTAGATTTAGAAAAAATATCCGAAGAAAGAGAAATTGAGAATCTAGAAGTCAATATTTCAGAAACAACAGATAGTGATGAATTAGCAGAGTTGTACGGGAAAAAAATAGATAAGATATATAAAACAGAAACTGAAAAAAGATACGGTAATAATCTAGAAAAGTATTCTGATGCCCAAATAATAATAAATCAGTTTGTTGAATATATCAATACTAATGACTATATTAATGCATATAGAATGATAAATAAAAGTTTTTGTGAAAGAATGGACTATACCATAGAAAAATTCGAAAAAGAATTTTCCTTTGATACTCCTAGAGGGTTTCACATAAATGCTTTTGAGGTTTTAAATGAGAAAGTATTTATTAGTGTTAATATGTTTGATTACAATTTAGATTTTGAGACTAATATATCTGCAGATGAATATTCTGAGGATATTAGAGATATAAATCTTCTAATTGACACAAACAACAAAGTAACCTTAAACGCTGACATAGACTCGGAGAAATTTGCCTTAAAGGATTCTTCGGCTGAGGAAATTTATATAACCGGTTTAGATGTGTTTTTTTGGAGATATGATATTACCATCGATGACATAGAAAAAATATCTAATAACTTAAAATTGTCAGTATCTTTAATAGAAACGATTAATAACGATATTATTAAGTATGATAATAAATTAGAAGAATACTTTTCTTTAAATCAAGATATATTTCTAGATGTATATGGTATTTTCAGATTTTCAACATTTAATGAATTTACAAAGGATATTTCTAAAGTAGAAAATATCAAGTACTGTAAAATAAGTAATAAAGGTATCTTGAGCTTAGGAAATACTATAATAATTCCTTTGGTTATAGAAATGGAGAATTCAGAAACAGTAGTGTTAAATTTTAAAATAGTTAAAGAGAAGTTTATTGATGAGACTAAGCTATATTTATATTATTCACCAGGAGGTGAGAACATAGATGATATCCCATAAAAGGAAAATCATAATTTTAATCTTACCGCTGATTCTCATATTATTAATTTTTGCTAAGCTCAATCAAATGGAACTAAAGCAACTAGAAAAAGAAAATAGTAATGAATTAAAAATTGAAGAGAGTTATTATGCAGAGGCAGAAGAATTAGGCCTAGAGGGAGATAACCTATTAGTAAATAAAGTGATAAGAAAAATAAAAATTGTTAGTGATAAAGATAGAAGATTAAAATTATTAATTGGAATACTTCACAACTACGATTCTTATATTTATTCAGGTCAGTATGAGAAAGCGTATGAAATGTTAGATAAAGATTATACTGATACATTTGGAATGTCGTTTGAGTTATTTAAAAAACTATATTCAAGAAAAAGCAGAAAAGATTATGTAATATCTAGTATTGATGAAAAAGGACTAGACAAGTACGTCATTACAAGGATAAATATGAATGGAAATAATAGTTATACTCCAGAACGTTTATCTATAATAAAGAATCAGAATGATGGAAAGTACTTTATCACTCTGAATGGACTAAGTGAAAAGGTAATAGTTGATATGGAGATTGAATGTCAAAGTATAAAACTTAATATCATAGAAAGGTATCATATAGGAGATCTTGTAGCATATAAAATTTTAATAACGAATAATAGTTATAAACCACTTATTTTAAAAGGTACACCAGATTCAATTTATGGCTCGTTTAATAAACAAAATGTAACTCACAAAATATTAAATATGCAAAAAACTGATTTTGGTGAAGAGTATACTGTTTTGCAAGGTCAATCTAAACTTCTGATAGTAGAATTTAATACTAAGAATAATCTTGATATCATTGGATTTAAAACTTTAGATGACGAATTGATAGAATTCAATCTCATAAACTAAACATATATATTGTTGTCGCATAGTATAAAATATGATAATATGTAGTTGAATAGGAATAAAATTAAAGAGGGTGAATTCATGTTGAAAATTGTACTAACAAGCTTATTTCTAACTGGAACAATATTTATTGTTAAAGAGGTAGTACCAAAATTGAAAATAAATTCTGCTCAAAGAAATAAAATAATTGAAGAAATGCAGTCGTTAGATATTAGTTTTGAAGAAGCTCAGAATAATTTGCTTCTAAAGAAACTAGCGGAAAAG
The sequence above is drawn from the Tissierellales bacterium genome and encodes:
- a CDS encoding NlpC/P60 family protein, whose translation is MSKRLKNIASEETKQLIKNVILKKILGKLLAFLGVNALPIIGGIIVVSLIIGGSSSIFTWFSNTFSSSLVSDIEKMQEWSKNLTDEEIEEIMASGSTINPRKIPDYIDSEKKSIESNKKIKIEVKETVIDDGDRDIDTWEEDYELKLYNASYPYRLQWKLIAGIDIIIDNDNIINQVEDYMSPKYEWGYDSYSKDVTNSEYHYVKRVCDGDEDETITITHTEKRYPLPYLKKVEGVFNDYTFSYDEDVVTKDEDWSEPYNVTSRTYRHRVKIGPGDYETHTDTYYSYYRKKQKIVMDIAKSVEQEPRIDRITGVFEENKATVVDIGLLSSVVNAMPDTQYLVEDLINTIAIIGIENGGIQGTPFNPNIPIIQGDWTRADLLDTAMSLLDLYYFWGGKYPKKGANPEWGKPKVVSAKANWATNKVLPYGMDCSGFVDWVYYQMLGTVLAKGGGTSSQVANTYPITESELKIGDLGFLNLGNKGYNHVGIYAGKVNGKNVFIHCGGRHFKDSTHRAGRVLISYNDGTSYKGNKSTNFKYFRRVYVNFKDDNVVGSVNQ